The genomic interval ATAGTAGCTTCCTTTTTACGTGTTCTTGTCTCTATACCGACGAATCCATCTTCATGTGGCCGAATTTCTTGCATATATGGCATTGGATGTTTCCTTTGTAACTCCTTTGTTCATTTGATCTGTCGTTGTCGATTCTCACTAGATCGACCTCTCCCTCGACCTCCCGAATCTTCCTCGAGAACAACCTCTTCCTCGACCTCTAGAGACGAACTTCTCTTTATCTTTGCCTCCATATCCTTCACTCTTGatatgaaaaactttttcttccttctcattcGAGTCATCGACTTGTCTCAGAGACCTAGCTTCATGTGCTGAGCAAATGAACCACTCACGCCTTCGATTAGGAGCTTTGTTAGGTCCTTTGACTCTTCAATAGCTGTGACAACATGATTGAATTTGGATCCAAGACTTCTCAGTAGCTTACCAACAACCATAGCTTCCGAGATTGTGTCTCCCAGACTCTTCATCCGGGTTTGCCACCTCTTGAACCCTTGTAATATAGCTTTGAACACCTTCATTCCCTTTTATCCTGAGATTTTCAAAGTCTTGTCTCAGTGTTTGAAGTTTAACAGCCACCACCTTTGGATTTCCTTGAACAACCTTTTTTCAAGGTGATCCAAGCCTCATTAGTCGTGTTGGTCAAGCAATCCGTGCAAGGATGGGCCGAGAGAGGGCTTGCTGTATGAAGAACAGCGCCTTGGCATCCTTCTTCCTATTCTCTCTCACcttgacttcttcttctttctctcgaAAAATCCTTTTCTCCACTAGCTCCCATAAATCTTGAGATCTAAAGAGGGTCTTCATCATAAGACACCAAAGATCATAGTCTTCTCCATCGAAGGTGGGAACAGCTGGTCCTGAAACGCCTCCTGGTGGATTGCTGCTGGATGCCATGGATGCTTGACACAAGAaccagctctgataccactgttcaGGATCGGCCTGTCAAAGTTTGGTACCCAAAAAGATATAGTTTCAGTAACCAGTTTGAAACAGGTTTTTCTCACTATGGTGGAGAATGTTTCAGAGAATATTTTTGCCCACACTTTTCATTGGGCCAGAGCAAATCTATTAAAAGGTTTTTCAAAAAGTTTCTCATCATAACATGTTAGTCCCAATGTAAACAACATTAATTTAAAACCTAGTACTATAAAGGTAATCAAAAAACTGGACGCCCATTGGTTGCAGTGGAGGCGGAAGAATCCTCTTCAACTTTAATGTGAAGTGAAAGCATTAATGCTGAGTGGAGAGAAACCAATCCCATTGGTTTGTTGACAAGTCAAccattccttttcttcttcacagCATTTCCCTTGACTCGCTGACCAGTCAAACATATCAGACCCAGTTTCAAGCACACTGCTGCAACAAAGGCATGGAGGAAGTTCTGGAACATTGTTTACTATGTGGTCTTCGCTGCTGTTTTGATCTCCTCCATTGTGCTCGCTTCTGTGGCTGCGCCGCCAGCGGTGACTGCCACTGCTGCTGCAGCGTCTGCAGCCATGGCACCATTGCAGCAGTGGCTGAATTCAATGTGGAAGAAGTTTCAGAAGCCCTATGAAGAGGAGAGGAAGATCATTGATTCATTGGGAAAGGAGACCTCATTCGCAATTCATGAGCTGAATAGCATTAGGTTTCTTGTTGATAGTTTGGAGGGGAAAATTAGAACTATGATTCAGACAGCTGAGTTCGCCATTGATgggaaagaggaagaaaagcTGAAAGTGGCCATGATTAAGATCAAGCTCAATGCTGGAACCTTTGCCAAGAATGTGGAGGAATTAGAGAAGAAGATGGACCGGCTTGGTCATGAACTGAAAAGGGCCATTGCTACTATTCTGCAAACTGTCACTGATTGAATCAAAAGGTCCACAAAAGTttctggtttttatttttatttttaatgtaaaataaaaataaagaaacgtTTGGAATGTATAAATATTCAATACTCCCTCGTACTTGTCCCAATCTGTTGTTGCTTTGAGACAAGTAAAAGCATTGGCTCTGGAGGGAGGATTTTCCTATGGCATAGTTGCCACTTTGTTGTTGTCTGGTTGACATGTTGTTGtatttattaacaataaatgCTTTGCTTTTTAATGAATGTCATTATAAGATATTGAtgggtttcttttgctttttctattttttaaggAATCTCGGTATTATCAACTGTttagatgttttatttttattttttttaaggaatctTGTATTGtcaactatttttattttggatcgcctcgagatctgtgctctaggcttatcatgagatttgagtattttaggcTGCCTCCATATCTATGCTCTcagctggtcttgagatttaaatattttggatcgcctcgagatatgtgctctcggtgATCCttagatttggatattttgtaatttttttatttaaattaggagatgcatttaattaattaattaattaattttattattattattattattattattattattattattattattattgtatgaACAGCCATTTTAGAAGAATATTTATTAGCGTTGGTGCTTGCAATGTAGGCTTCTTGACTAGGTATAGGATTTTCTTGGGCCTAGATGGATGTCATCTAAAAAACAAGTATGGTGCTAACAGGTTATTTCCAGTGGCCTATGGGATTGTAGCGTCAGAAAATATTGAATCATGGACATGGTTTCTCAGTGCATTGTATGAAGCAATTGGAATGCCTAATGGATTGGTTTTGGCTTCAGACAGGCAAAAGGGGTTAAAGGTAGCAATTTCTAAGATATATCCTCTTGTTGAACGCAGGACATGTGTGAGACATTTATACAAGAACTTCAAGAAGAAGTTTTCTGggaatatatattacaaaagatAGTTTGGTCAGCTACAAATGCATTTACTATAGCAAGCTACAATTCTTCTCTAGAaagtttgaaaataataaatatgaatgaCTCTTAGACTTGGAGAAAAGGCGTGAAATTTGGAGTAGATCTCAATTTAGGACTATTGCCAAGTGCCATTTCATCACAAACAATATCTTTAAAAGCTTCAATGCATGGGTTGTAGATCCAAGATATAGGCCAGTGTTGGATTTACTTGATACCGTCCACTAAAAAATAATGGAGATGAAATGTCAAAAGTATTGAACTTTCTTCCAGTGGCTATAACAATATCTCCTCAACTGAATATCATGTCAAAAGAAGCACTGACATTAAGGCAGAAGTATCATATAAAGACAAGAGATGTGAAGTGGTGCTCAATGAGAGAAAATGCACATACAGAAGATGGCAAGTATCAGGTATACCATGTATGCATACCCTTGTATTTATCCATTCCATTAGATGAGCAAAGTGGGAAgattatgttgatgattatTTTTCAGTAGACAAATATAAAGCAACCTATCAAATAGAAGTTGCACCTATGCCTGATATGAATGAATGGGTCACTAATGGTGATGGTGAGTCTCTACTACTACCTATCTCAAGGAGGCCAGCTGGTAGGCctagaaaaaataggattaaaggTTTTGATGAAGTCAAGAAAGGTAGGCACAAATGCAAAACGTGTGGATCATTTGGtcatcattcaaaaaaaatgtaaagagCCAGAGAAAGAAAGTGATCCTTCAATGCAATCTATGGCTTCATCTTCTAATGTTCAACAAGCCTACAGGTAAGCAATGAATATTTAGTTAGGGGCTTCAACATATTCATGTCATACTcatttttaacaaaagaaatattttatttaggggAATATTAATATCATGGGGAGGATACCATGTTTATGTACCACTAACAGTAAAAAGAAGTGGGAGGCCTAGGAAAATTAGAAGGGAGGATCAAAACCAATGAGTTGGATGTTCTACAATTGATACTTAAACATGTATATCTTCATTAATTATCTCATTTTTTGTTAGTTATTGATTATGAGTTtcgttctttctttatgttgtcTTTCCTataatgatttcatttttttttttaagttctaaTTGCAAATTCATCTCCATTTTTGAGGTTGATGTTGAGAATGGAGTTTGAGGTTATTTGTGCTATTTGGagattgttattttttagaaatttaatgtgtttttgcattaatgaacatatgtattattttagttgATGTTAAAAAAGTTGGTGTTggatgtaatttattttaaagaattttatggggaacttgtttgtttaaaaaatttgatgacCTTTAGAGAACTTGATAGTAAAAAACTTGATATTGGATGAatgttcaaaaaaaattattggacttcttttttataaatttcatatgtgattatattttgagtaggtgtatgaaattatttgttatatatcgTTACATGTcataatttttacctattttaaagttgtgtttgtaaagagcatgtgataatgtaaaattttttagagatgtttgtaaaaaccttaaaaatatgaatttactcaaaaattcatgatttttaataatttttaaaaataataaagcgtatataaaaaaaaaaattacattggttatctattatttaaaaaatttaaagtttataaaatataataaaaaaatttgatgggtatattaacaaacccataatggtcatttgttaactgaaatgagtaatgtctacaaaataaataaaaaaattagagaggTATTTATGCAaatctattttggtaatttaccaTTATTCCATCCATTAATTTAACATCATTAAAAGTCTtctataagcaaatataattgatttgtaagGGTATACAAGCAAacgttatttttttatgagggtatttaaataaattcatgattttgcAAGGGTATgtaagtaaaatattttttttatatgaaacaaACTGAACTTTAGGtggattttgagatttaatttcattttttttaatatatatatatatataatttgatgcAAATACACCTAAGTATCTAAGGTCACATGgacaaatattgaaatttgaagttttttgctTCACTCGCAAGAACCGCATCTCAAAGTCGTTATTCtacaatgattattattataattgacTAGACTGCAAATGGACAATATAAACCATCGGTACAAGCCAACATCGTCCGCAACGCGGTGTCCACTTCCATTGACTATAAAACACCCACAATTCAATTCCTTATCCCTCAAATTCCCATCTCCAACACCCCCCTAAACATCCACAAACCCCAAACTCTTCTCCCGTTCCCAATCCCAATCTCATTCATGGGTTGCATCAACAAAGCACCGCCGCCGACTCCCCGACCCTCCGCCGAAGCACGCGCAGAGCCATCTCCACCGTCGCCACCGAGGCCGCCACACTCCACTCCCTCTCCTTCATCGCCCTCCGCGCCGCCGCCTCCGCCCTCATCGACGTCAACCGCGATGCCCTCAACAACATAGGCCAGCTCAAAGACGAGATCTGTTGAAAAGGAAGGCAAGTTGTCAAGAGAAACTGaatcaaagaacaaagaaaggaaGACGAAAGGAAATAGTTTGCTAAGCAACACTTCTCTTCCTCATCTTTTTCATGAAACAAAACTAGCCTTACATAGAGTGGTGCTGCCCAAAACATAACTGACCAGCCTAAGATAGAGACAAGATATGACATAAAGCTTAATAAAGCAAACACTCAAAGCGAGAAGATAACATAATATGCTACATGGACGATCAAGCCATGCACACAACGACAACCAAACACGGTCAAGGTGAACATGCACTCATCATCACTAAACCGAACTTCCGAGTATCATCCAACACACCCCCATACTCGAACTCCTTCACCCCCATCATCTCTCTTAACCGAACATGTTTTTCGAACACACAAAGCTTTTTGTGAGGATATCTGCCGTCCCGAACCTCGCATGCGACAATGAGTCAATGTGATTGCACCTTCATTAATCGGACTCACCGGATGAAATGATAACGAGTGTCGATATGTTTAGTTCTTCCATGATGAGTCTGGGTTTTTTGCTATTGCAATGGCGGATTTGTTGTCGCAGATGAATGACCGTAGGGCTCATGCTCGCTTCACCCCCATGTCTTCAAGTAACCTTCGCATCCAAATCGCTTGACACGCGCGAGGTTGCTGAAATGTATTCCGCTCAGATACTAGATAGTGCCGTAATCTCCTGCTTTCTTTGAGCTCCAAGCCACGCAGCCGGATCCAAGACTAAACACCCACCCGCAAGTACTTCTTCTATCATCTAACGAACCACCCCAATCGCTATCGAGTATCCCGTCAATTTAAAGCTGATCTCGAATACTCATAAAGCGATCCAAATTTTTAATGTACCCAAAGCAAGATGATGCATGATACGCTTGATCGCACTAAAGTGAGTGCATTGTTGGGCAATGCATATACCGGAGACAAGAGACACAACATGCATTAAATCTGGTCTAGTGTGGGATAGATATAGCAATCCCCCTACTAGCCTTCCATGACAACTCCCCACAAGTCGCACTCGAGCCATCATTAAGGCTAAGCTTTTCATTAGTGTTCATTGGATTTGATTCAACCTTGCGATTGTAACATTCCAGACTTTTAGTCAAGAGATCCATGGCATATTTCTTTTGTGACACAAAGATGAAGCCATCACCTTGTTGCACTTCTAGTCCAAGAAAGTACCTGAGTAATCCTAGATCTGACATCTCGAATCTTTTCATCATGTTCTCTTTGAATTCCCAAAGCATCTCTTGTGATGAGCTTAAgtagatgatatcatctacatatatGCACAATAATAATACATCAATGCTTCCTTGAGTTTTTGTATATAAGGTCGGTTCGTTGTGCACTCTGCGTATGAAGCCAATATTGGTAAAATCTTGATCCACCTTCATGTACCAAGCTCCGGGAGCTTGTCGCAATCCATATAAAGCTTTACGAAGTTTATATACCATTTTCTCTTGACCGTTGATGATGAAACCTTCCTACTGTGATACATAGACATCTTCCTTGAGTTCTCCATTCAAGAAGGCAGATTTCACGTCCGGTCGGGTAGATGGGCCATCGTCTTTGAGCTCCTAATGCAAGAAGAATGCTGAACTGTCTCCATGCGCGCAACCGGAGCGAAGACTTCATCAAAGTcaattccttctctttgtgagtATCCCTTTGCGACAATCCGAGCCTTCTTTCTAAGTAGTGAACCATCTGgattgtattttgatttataaatccatttcaatccaaccatTTTCTTCCCATCAGGCAAAGATGTGAGTTCCCAAGTGTGATTACGATGAATAGAGCTCATTTCTTCATCCATAGCAGACCTTCCAACCATCATCCTTTGCAGCTTCTTTTGAATGATGCAGGTGCCTGCAATGATGAGTGCGAAGGAACATGTATTATAGATATCATTAAGAGTTCTATACCTCATCGGAGAGCTAGTGTCGGGGGTTGATGCTTGTTCATTGTTTTCTGGTGGTGATGTATGGTTGCTTGGTTGTGTGTGTTTCATCATGTTTAGATATTGACCCACCAATGTGAGAGTCAATGGTCACAAAGTCAGGTGTAGCTTTGTGTGCTTCAGACCACTCCCATGCCATGTCTTCAAAGAATGTAACATTCCCTGCCGACTTTAACCTCGCTTAGTCTCGGGTCAAACAACTTGTATCCCTTCGCTTTCTTCCACGAGTAACCTATGAACAcatatctttgtgtttttgaaaTCCAACTTCGTTCGAAACTTTGGTTCTATTAAGACATGGGTGACACAACCAAACACCCGTAAGTGTCTGCACAAGTGGTTTCTCACCTTTCAAAGCTTCATACGGTGTTTGAAGTTCAACCGCACCTCTTTGGGTGATCGGTTGAGAATATACACTCGCAGCTTGCAATTGCTTCGCCCACAAAGAAGTGGGTACATGCATCTCCTTGAGCATTGAACGTGCCATCTCCATGATCTGCAGGGTTTTTTCGCTCCCGCAACGCTGCTTTTGCTCGAGGGAGTAGGGTGCCGATAGTTGTCTTTGTATTCCATTGAGATTACAGAGAATTCCGAAATCTTTAGAGATGAACTCGCCTTCTCTCGTCCGTCCCCGAGCGCCTTGAGAGGATGATTAAATTGCTTTTTCACCTAACCTTTTGAATGTCTTGAATCGCTCCAAAGCATCAACTTTGTTGGAGAGGAAATATACCCAACTATAACGAGAGAAATCGTCAGTAAGAAGAAAAACGTACTTGTTACCTCCAAGTGAAGGTGTATGCATTGGACCCATTAGATCTGCATGAATGAGCTCGAGAATGGTCTCCACAAGACGTGCTTGTCCTTTGGGAAAAAACaggtttttgtttgtttacgtAAGAACATGCTTCACATGGCTTTTATTGAGGTAATATGTGGCATCCCTTCCACAAGGTGTTTATCCATTAACTGCCGCATCCTACCAATGCTCGGATGTCCATATCGACGATGCCGAGCTTTTGTTTCTTCATTAGGACCCAGACACGAGCATGAGCGTAACCAAAGTCTTTAGTCTCTAGTGGAAAGCAGTCTTGAAATTTGTCATTTTCGCACAAGCAACTATCGTGTCTGCATTCATGCTTTTGATCTTACATTCTCCATCATTAAAAGACTACAGAGTAACCGAGATGCCATTAATTGGCCCACACTCGAGGAGATTGTGGGCAAGATGAGGAACATACTATACATTGTGAAGCAAATTGTGCTTCCTGAATTTGAGTGAAGTGAAAGCAGAGCCAACACCGAAAGAACGTCTAGTACCTTGCCATCCCCAAGTCTCACGAGTTTGATGAGCCACATCCTCCGGGCTATGGAATAGATCTTTGTTACCCGGACATAGTGGTTAGAACAACCACTGTCGATAAGCTAAGTTGCATCGAGTTTCACGGTGAAGTTCTTAGTCACCATGAGCAgcaaccttcttcttcttcttctttggtttcCTCAACCACATTTACTTCTTTGTCAACATTGTACCAACACTGTGCCTTTGTGTGTCCAAATTTTTTACACACGTAGCATTGTATACCTTGTCTTGACGAATGCTCGCCACTCCTTCCTCTCCCTCGTCCCCGACCACGGAAACGCTACGGGAATGAGCCTCATCCTCGACCTCTTCCTTCTCTATTTGCAGTTGTAGCTTGAAACGCGATTGCTTCGTCTTGCTTGGAGGAAAGAAGTATGATCGCCTCATGCCCTTTCAATGAACCTCCCAGCTCCTCCACCGTGAGAGTACTCAAGTCTTTTGCCTCAACTATGGAAGACACAACATGCTTGAAGTCAGGTGTGAGGCTTCTTAAGATTTTTCCAACAACCGCATGTTCAGGTACCTTTTTCTCCAAGTGCTCGAATCTTGTAGACAATGTCAAGAACTCGACTAATGAATTCTTGTATCTTCTcaccatttttcattttcattgtctCCAACTCTTGTCCAGTGAGAATAAAGTTTCACGTGATAATATTTTGGTATTCCCTTTGTGCTCGGTTTGCAATATATCCCATGCGCACTTTGCGATAGGGAGCTTCAACTATCCGAATGAGCATTCTTTCATCTAATCCTTGTTGGATCAAGTATAAGGCGCTAGCATCTTTCATCCTCAATTCTTCAACAAcctcttcctctccttcttctGAGAAACCTTTCTCAACAATATTCCATAGTCCTTTAGACCTgaacatagttttcattttgAGACACCAAAGATTGAAGTTCTCACCCTTAAAGAGAGGGACATGGGTGCGAGATGAGGTATGGGACTCCGTCATGGCGTCAAGAACCAATCTCCGATACCATCGTTGAAAGGGAAGGCAAGTTGTCAAGAGAAACCCGaatcaaagaacaaagaaaggaaGACGAAAGGAAATAGTTTGCTAAGCAACACTTCTCTTCCTCATCTTTTTCATGAAACAAAACCAGACCTTTACATAGAGTGGTCTTTTGCCCTCAAAACATAACGACCCAGACTAAGATAGAGACAAGATATGACATAAAAGCTTAATAAAGCAAACACTCAAAGCGAGTAAGATAACATAATATCTCTGCATGGACGATCAAGCCATGCACACAACGACAACCAAACACAGTCAAGGTGAACATGCACCAACAGTCACAAACTGAACTTctgataatgtaaaattttttagagatgtttgtaaaaaccttaaaaatatgaatttactcaaaaattcatgatttttaataatttttaaaaataataaagcgtatataaaaaaaaatacattggttatctattatttaaaaaatttaaagtttataaaatataataaaaaaatttgatgggtatattaacaaacccataatggTCATTTTGTTAActgaaatgagtaatgtctacaaaataaataaaaaaattagagaggTATTTATGCAaatctattttggtaatttaccaTTATTCCATCCATTAATTTAACATCATTAAAAGTCTtctataagcaaatataattgatttgtaagGGTATACAAGCAAACGttatttttatgagggtatttaaataaattcatgattttgcAAGGGTATgtaagtaaaatattttttttatatgaaacaaACTGAACTTTAGGtggattttgagatttaatttcattttttaatatatatatatatataatttgatgcAAATACACCTAAGTATCTGAGGTCACATGgacaaatattgaaatttgaagttttttgctTCACTCGCAAGAACCGCATCTCAAAGTCGTTATTCtacaatgattattattataattgacTAGACTGCAAATGGACAATATAAACCATCGGTGCAAGCCAACATCGTCCGCAACGCGGTGTCCACTTCCATTGACTATAAAACACCCACAATTCAATTCCTTATCCCTCCCATTCCCATCTCCAACACCCCCCTAAACATCCACAAACCCCAAACTCTTCTCCCGTTCCCAATCCCAATCTCATTTATGGGTTGCATCAACAGCACCGCCGCCGACTCCCCGACCCTCCGCCGAAGCACGCGCAGAGCCATCTCCACCGTCGCCACCGAGGCCGCCACAGTCCACTCCCTCTCCTTCACCGCCCTCCGCGCCGCCGCCTCCGCCCTCATCGACGTCAACCGCGATGCCCTCAACAACATAGGCCAGCTCAAAGACGAGATCTCCTCCAACCCTGACCTCCTCTTCTTCGTCAAATACTACCTCCAGACCAGGATCGACACTCTCCGCTTCTTCACTGCTCTCAAGGACTCCCTCTCCAAAGCCCGTGAAACCGAGCTCCTTGTCCGTGTCGCCGTGTTCCTTTTTGAAGATGCTCATGACCCCTCCGCCGCTCTTGAAAAACTCCAGGAGTTCAAGGATGAGGGCGATTCCTTCATCGAGAGGTTTGTGGATGAGTTTAAGCTCGTGTGCGAGCGCCAGAAGTCCATCCTCCGTGATCTCCTCCTCCTCAAGCAAGATCTAGATCAGAAGCTCAGCGAAGTCAAGGCATGGAGGAAGGTCTGGAACATTGTTTACTCTACGGTCTTCGCTGCCGTTTTGATCTCCTCCGTTGTGCTAGCTGCTGTGACTGCTCCACCGGCGGTGACGGCCGCTGCCGCAGCAGCGTCTGGTGCCATGGCGCCGCTGCAGCAGTGGCTGGATTCAATGTGGGACAACTTGCTGAACCCCTATGAGGAGGAGTGGAAGATCATTGATTCACTGGGGAAGGAGACCTCATTCGCCATTCATGAGCTGAATAGCATTAGGTCTCTTGTTGATAGTTTGGAGGGGAAGATTAGGTCAATGATTCACAGAGCTAAGCTCGCCATTGATggggaagaggaagaagaggtgAAGGTGGTCATGATTGAGATCAAGCTCAAGGCCGGAGAGTTTGCGAAGAGTGTGGAGCAATTAGAGAAGGAGGTGGACCGGCGAGGTGATGAACTGAAGAGGGCCACTGCTACTATTTTGCAAACTGTCACTGAttgaattaaaagaaacacaaaatttacttaacaaaaaattgatttttagtgGGTTTTGATCACAGTTTCTGGTTTTTTCAACttgtatttaatatataatagaaaTAATGAAGTTTTTGGAATGTATTAATATTCTATACTTTGTCACTTATTAACAATAAATGCTTTGCTTTTTAGTGAATGTGATTTGTGTATCATTATAAGTTATTGatagtttctttttctttttattttttaaggaaTCTTCGTATCGTCAACTGTTTAGATGTTTTATGTGATTTGCTAATGGAGTTCTTGTTAATATTCAAGATGTGTCATTTGTATACCACTGAGAAATCAAACCTGTTTATAGATGCATATGCAAACTCTTATAAATTGATATGAAGATGTCAAGTTATGTGAATTCCCAACAACATTTTATGTACTTATGTTTGGctactaaaattattttttattttttatttttaaaaaatagataaaccacattaattaaacaaaaaattattattattattatatatatatttttaatttgaacaaattattttatacgCAATTGAAATCTTTAACCATTGTTTGGGAGAGTACCCAACTTTACTTTTTATATGGGATttaatgataacttatattatTTTGCTTGATAGctatataactattttttttattaaaatgacaTAGGGTACTTAATTGGGTTCATTCCCTAAGGTATAGAATTAGGAAATTTGAAAATAGGAGGAAGGAAAAactatgatatattttttaaataaagttatatGTTTAATATTGAATGATTGTGTTATGAGCAAAGTTCTCAGATCCGGCCCGGACATCGACCAGGCCAAACCGAGGGGTTAAGGTCAGTGGGTTCGACCGGGTtaaaccggggtcaataataaaatattaaaaaatatatattataataattaataattagaaaataatcaaaatataatattaaaaactataattataatataaaaaatatacaactacTTATATTTGATATCCAAATTCATTTTATACTCATTACAAGCAcacatcaacctaacaaaataataaaaaatacacactcaaagcaaccatcatcaaaatataacaagcacacatcaacctaattaaaaaaatacacactcatagcaaccatcatcaaaatataacatgcacacatcaacctaacaaaataatgaaaaatacatactcaaaacaagcatcataaaaaataacaagtacatgatttaaagtttaatttcaCACTCAAACAAACACATACCAATCAAAATTCAAAGATAACAAAATAGTCACAAATACATAATCCAAAGATAACAACAATTACCAAAGTATTCAAATACAACTAACAACAATAGGACATAAAGTTTAATTCCACACTCAAAAGTCAAAACAAGCACATACGAAGTATAACAAAATAGTCACAAATACATTATCAAAAGATTTACCCAAGTATTCAAATAGACAAACACAACTAACATGAGTTAGGTCCATGAACTTGGATCAAAACTCGAATTAATAtcatcatttccatcaaatCTTTGATCAAAGCTTGCATGGCCACCAACATCACCAAAATCTTGcaaatttacttcttcttggatATCCACGTCatctaataaacaaaataaaagccaTTTATTAAAAA from Dioscorea cayenensis subsp. rotundata cultivar TDr96_F1 chromosome 7, TDr96_F1_v2_PseudoChromosome.rev07_lg8_w22 25.fasta, whole genome shotgun sequence carries:
- the LOC120264990 gene encoding UPF0496 protein 1-like — translated: MGCINSTAADSPTLRRSTRRAISTVATEAATVHSLSFTALRAAASALIDVNRDALNNIGQLKDEISSNPDLLFFVKYYLQTRIDTLRFFTALKDSLSKARETELLVRVAVFLFEDAHDPSAALEKLQEFKDEGDSFIERFVDEFKLVCERQKSILRDLLLLKQDLDQKLSEVKAWRKVWNIVYSTVFAAVLISSVVLAAVTAPPAVTAAAAAASGAMAPLQQWLDSMWDNLLNPYEEEWKIIDSLGKETSFAIHELNSIRSLVDSLEGKIRSMIHRAKLAIDGEEEEEVKVVMIEIKLKAGEFAKSVEQLEKEVDRRGDELKRATATILQTVTD